The Pontibacter pudoricolor genome contains a region encoding:
- a CDS encoding DUF808 domain-containing protein, translated as MASGLLALLDDVAALVKVSAASLDDVPTQVAKTTSKVSGIVIDDTAVTPKYVVGLDPSRELSIIYQIAKKSLINKLLLLSPAALVLGFFAPWAIPPILMVGGAFLCFEGYEKVHSMFSKHAEAGEHPEEKLEVITPQELEKERVSGAVRTDLILSAEIVAITYATVADKPLFNQIAVMLAVGIFITIAVYGFVGLIVKADDFGVHLAKDKHSPQVQKMGRSLVKFMPKFLKILSYVGTAAMLWVGAEIIAHGIPFTSHALDNLEHSLADIPALAWFVKALVCAIGGLILGFFIEKVVVLFRKLLKKSPAEKSL; from the coding sequence ATGGCTTCAGGACTTCTTGCCCTATTAGATGACGTGGCTGCCCTTGTGAAAGTGAGTGCGGCGAGTTTGGATGATGTACCAACGCAGGTAGCAAAAACCACCAGCAAGGTTTCCGGTATTGTGATTGATGACACCGCCGTTACCCCTAAATATGTGGTCGGCCTTGATCCTTCGCGCGAGCTTTCCATCATCTATCAGATCGCCAAGAAATCACTGATCAACAAACTGCTGTTGTTAAGCCCGGCTGCGCTGGTATTAGGTTTTTTTGCGCCGTGGGCCATCCCTCCCATTTTAATGGTTGGTGGTGCGTTTCTGTGCTTCGAAGGGTATGAAAAAGTACATTCTATGTTCAGTAAACACGCTGAAGCCGGTGAGCACCCGGAAGAAAAGCTGGAGGTGATCACGCCACAGGAACTGGAAAAAGAACGGGTTTCTGGCGCTGTCCGCACCGACCTTATCCTTTCCGCCGAGATCGTGGCCATAACCTATGCCACGGTAGCAGACAAGCCGTTGTTTAATCAAATTGCTGTTATGCTGGCTGTTGGTATTTTTATAACGATAGCTGTGTATGGTTTTGTTGGCTTAATTGTGAAAGCCGATGACTTTGGCGTGCATTTGGCGAAAGACAAACATAGTCCGCAGGTACAGAAAATGGGGCGGAGCCTGGTGAAGTTCATGCCTAAATTTTTAAAGATTCTGAGCTATGTTGGTACAGCAGCTATGTTGTGGGTTGGCGCTGAAATTATAGCGCACGGTATTCCGTTCACAAGTCATGCGCTTGATAACCTCGAACATTCCCTTGCTGATATACCTGCCTTGGCCTGGTTTGTAAAAGCGTTGGTTTGCGCTATTGGCGGTCTGATCCTGGGCTTTTTTATCGAAAAAGTAGTGGTGCTTTTCCGGAAACTCTTAAAAAAATCTCCTGCTGAAAAAAGCCTGTAA